One window of the Lytechinus variegatus isolate NC3 chromosome 3, Lvar_3.0, whole genome shotgun sequence genome contains the following:
- the LOC121410636 gene encoding LOW QUALITY PROTEIN: natural resistance-associated macrophage protein 2-like (The sequence of the model RefSeq protein was modified relative to this genomic sequence to represent the inferred CDS: substituted 2 bases at 2 genomic stop codons) — protein MVLDRGASPIEEGNQLQDYPGPMDDTGEESCDAIMKDPRNGSSENHSTPTVKESDPGFEMTPGAVQIPESGATSFSFRKLWAFTGPGFLMSIAYLDPGNIESDLQSGAVAEYKLLWVLMWCTVMGLVLQLLAARLGSVTGYHLAQVCYREYPTVPRIALWIMIEIAIIGSDIQEVVGSAVAINLLSNNKIPIYAGCLITGVDTFTFLFLESAGLRKLEALFGALITTMGGAFLYMYIVVAPDQGEILKGMWFPWCEGCHLPAIQQAVGIVGAVIMPHNIYLHSALVLTRKVDHKDKSKVRESNMYYSIESAIALFVSFLINLFVVAVFAAAFYPSQDATLLNAGKLIHDKYGNVMKIIWGIGLLAAGQSSTMTVSYSVXTEMXHMTLFLQGFLGIKWAKWKRVLLTRSIAMVPTLLVAVLAGNTLDELNSIINVIQSIQLPFALLPILYFTSQERLMGEFKNSSFTKFIVWCLAVLIMGVNFYLVFAELADKPWWAYFLMSILGVIYVIFVGYLAFGIELSHKIKCWTLKMAGKMEYTRLEEDFVTRRPRYPQTPPLPQERTEDGEGIQ, from the exons ATGGTACTTGACAGAGGAGCATCACCCATTGAAGAAGGTAATCAGCTTCAAGACTACCCTGGACCAATGGATGATACTGGAGAGGAGTCATGTGATGCTATCATGAAGGATCCTCGAAATGGATCCTCTGAGAACCATAGTACACCTACAGTAAAGGAAAGTGATCCTGGTTTTGAGATGACTCCTGGTGCAGTTCAAATACCTGAAAGTGGAGCA ACCAGCTTTAGTTTTAGGAAGTTGTGGGCTTTCACCGGTCCTGGTTTCCTGATGAGCATAGCCTACCTTGATCCAGGCAACATAGAGTCAGATCTTCAGTCAGGTGCTGTAGCTGAATACAAG CTACTATGGGTATTAATGTGGTGTACTGTGATGGGTTTAGTGTTACAGCTACTTGCCGCCAGGTTGGGATCTGTCACAG GTTATCATCTGGCTCAGGTGTGTTATAGGGAGTATCCAACTGTTCCTCGTATAGCTCTCTGGATCATGATTGAGATTGCTATCATTGGATCAGATATTCAAGAAGTTGTTGGATCTGCTGTGGCAATCAATCTGCTGTCGAATAACAA GATACCAATTTATGCAGGCTGCCTTATCACTGGTGTGGACACATTTACATTCCTCTTCTTAGAAAGTGCAG GTCTACGCAAATTAGAAGCATTATTTGGAGCCCTGATTACAACTATGGGAGGAGCTTTTCTTTACATG TACATTGTTGTAGCCCCAGACCAAGGTGAGATCTTGAAGGGTATGTGGTTTCCATGGTGTGAAGGATGTCATCTACCTGCTATTCAACAAGCTGTAGGCATCGTTGGGGCTGTCATCATGCCCCATAATATCTACCTCCATTCTGCTCTAGTACTG ACTCGCAAGGTGGATCACAAAGATAAGAGCAAGGTTCGAGAAAGCAACATGTACTATTCAATAGAATCAG CTATCGCATTGTTTGTATCATTTCTTATCAACCTGTTTGTTGTGGCCGTCTTTGCTGCTGCATTCTATCCTTCCCAGGATGCAACACTCCTCAATGCT GgtaaattgattcatgataaaTATGGTAATGTGATGAAGATTATTTGGGGCATTGGTCTCCTTGCTGCTGGTCAGAGCTCAACAATGACGGTAT CATATTCAGTCTGAACTGAAATGTGACATATGACATTGTTCTTGCAGGGTTTCTTAGGTATCAAATGGGCCAAGTGGAAAAGAGTTTTACTGACTAGATCTATCGCCATGGTACCCACTCTCCTAGTGGCTGTGCTTGCAGGGAATACTCTGGATGAACTCAATTCTATCATCAATGTCATTCAGAGTATACAGCTTCCATTTGCTCTTCTACCTATTCTCTACTTTACCAGCCAGGAGAGACTCATGGGAGAGTTTAAAAACTCAAG CTTCACTAAATTTATAGTATGGTGCCTTGCAGTACTAATCATGGGTGTTAATTTCTACTTGGTTTTTGCA GAACTTGCTGACAAACCATGGTGGGCATATTTCCTCATGAGCATATTGGGTGTGATTTATGTTATATTTGTAGGATATTTG GCATTTGGCATTGAACTATCACACAAGATTAAG TGCTGGACACTTAAGATGGCAGGAAAGATGGAATATACCAGACTAGAAGAGGACTTTGTGACAAGAAGACCTCGCTATCCTCAGACCCCGCCCTTACCCCAGGAGAGAACAGAAGATGGGGAAGGTATTCAGTGA